The segment GGTGCCGAGGGTCACCAGGACCGTGCTGCGGGCCGGGTCGAGCCAGTCCCAGGGGAAGTCCGACGGGGCGGGCCGGGCGGCGACCGACGGGCCCACCCAGCGGATCCGGTCCCCCGTCCTGGCGCCGGGGCCGACGAGTTCCGGGGTGCTGAAGGCCAGCACCAGGTGCGGGGAGAAGCGCGGGTCGGCCGCGCCTGGGCCGGACGGGGCGCCGATCCGTTCCCGTAGACCGTGCAGGACGGCGTCCAGCCACTCGGCGACCTTGGGCATGCCCGCCAGTACGTCGGTGAACTCGGCCGAAGTGGTGGCCGAGGTGGCCCACGGCACGCCGAGGTGCTCGGCGACCAGAGCGCCCGCCAGGGCCTGCTGGTCGGCGACGACCACGTCGGGGCCGAACTCCTGGACGGCCGCCCGTACGCCGGGGGCCATCTCATCGGCGAGCGGCACCAGGAACCGTTCCCACAGGAACTTCAGCGCCTCCGGGCCCCGGATCTCGGGCGGCCGTACGCCCTCGCCGGACCCCGGTACGGGCCCGTCGCACGGGAACACCACCGCCTCCTCCCCCGCGAGGCGCCGCACCAGGCCGGGGTCGGCGCAGGCCCAGGCCACCCGGTGGCCGCGCGCGGCCAGCTCGGCCGCGACTCCGGCCGCCGGGTTGATGTGGCCGGTCAGGGGCGGGACGACGAACAGGAAGCCGCTCACCGGGCGTTGACCTCCATAACCGCCTGGCGGCCGTGGATCAGGTCCAGGATGTGGCCGCCGACCACGCCCGAGGCCTCGACCAGCACCGAGTGCTCGTGCCCCGGGACCACCACCGTGCGGCAGTCGGGCAGCAGCGACTCCAGCCACTGCGCCTGCTCCGCGAGGTCGGAGTCACCGCCGTAGACCGCGAGCACCGGGCAGGACACCGAACGGATCTGATCATCCGTCAGAACAGTGCTGGCCGGGATGTCCCGCGCGATCGTGGTGGTCCGCGCCAGCCGCGCCGCGCCCTTGGCCAGGCGCGCGGTGTTCTGGCTTCGGTTGGCGGTGATCCAGGCCAGCGCGTCCGCCTCGTTGTGCGCCAGCTGGCTGACGACGCGCCCCAGGATCCCGCCGAGCTTGGCCGCCCAGGCCTGCGTCGCGGGCTCGGACTCGATCACCGAGATGCTCGCGACCCGCTCGGGGCGGCGGGCGGCGTAGCCGAAGGCGACGGTGCCGCCGAAGGAGTTGCCGACCAGGTGGACCGGGCCGGTCACCGCCAGCCGGTCGAGCAGGGCGTCCAGGTCGTCGACCTGGCGGTCCACGGTGTAGCCGCTGTCCGGGCGTCCGCTGCGG is part of the Streptomyces sp. NBC_01262 genome and harbors:
- a CDS encoding glycosyltransferase, giving the protein MSGFLFVVPPLTGHINPAAGVAAELAARGHRVAWACADPGLVRRLAGEEAVVFPCDGPVPGSGEGVRPPEIRGPEALKFLWERFLVPLADEMAPGVRAAVQEFGPDVVVADQQALAGALVAEHLGVPWATSATTSAEFTDVLAGMPKVAEWLDAVLHGLRERIGAPSGPGAADPRFSPHLVLAFSTPELVGPGARTGDRIRWVGPSVAARPAPSDFPWDWLDPARSTVLVTLGTANTDVGARFLRECLDALRARADRLQAVIADPAGVLGAADDDRDDDKDVLILPAVPQLPLLERVDAVVCHAGHNTVCEALWHGVPLVVAPIRDDQPVVAAQVADAGAGVRVRFGRADAARLGAAIDAVLDEPGYRAAAGRIRTAFRAAGGAGAAASQLERLAATGGTTPEESA
- a CDS encoding alpha/beta fold hydrolase yields the protein MAMLDTGDIRLHVQRLTPRDGRPATATAVLIHGLLTDSLASYYFTVAPAFAASGIDVIMYDLRGHGRSGRPDSGYTVDRQVDDLDALLDRLAVTGPVHLVGNSFGGTVAFGYAARRPERVASISVIESEPATQAWAAKLGGILGRVVSQLAHNEADALAWITANRSQNTARLAKGAARLARTTTIARDIPASTVLTDDQIRSVSCPVLAVYGGDSDLAEQAQWLESLLPDCRTVVVPGHEHSVLVEASGVVGGHILDLIHGRQAVMEVNAR